In Kitasatospora sp. NBC_00240, the following are encoded in one genomic region:
- a CDS encoding DUF6167 family protein, whose product MVRRIFWMAVGAGATVWAMNKANEAVHRLTPDSLSGTAARGALHLGDVAKRFAGDVRAGMAEREEQLRADLGLDGTAVVEPRRRALRGEPEYRAISAAPGSPAAALPSPSSARPTPRAIEPTPRRPLSPRGSTPNRKDQ is encoded by the coding sequence ATGGTTCGGCGCATCTTCTGGATGGCGGTCGGCGCCGGCGCCACCGTCTGGGCCATGAACAAGGCCAACGAGGCCGTCCACCGGCTCACTCCTGACAGTCTTTCGGGCACCGCCGCCCGCGGCGCGCTGCACCTGGGCGACGTGGCGAAGCGTTTCGCCGGCGACGTCCGCGCGGGCATGGCCGAGCGCGAGGAGCAACTGCGCGCCGACCTCGGCCTGGACGGCACCGCCGTGGTCGAGCCCCGCCGCCGGGCACTGCGTGGCGAGCCCGAGTACCGAGCTATCTCGGCGGCGCCCGGCAGTCCGGCCGCCGCCCTGCCTTCGCCCAGCAGTGCCCGCCCCACCCCCAGAGCCATCGAACCGACGCCCCGCCGGCCGCTTTCGCCGCGGGGCAGCACCCCGAACCGGAAGGACCAATAA